The stretch of DNA GATAACCGATTTGCTCATCAAGCCGGTCCAGAGGATTATGAAATACCAGCTCTTGCTTAAGGTTGCTTTGCCATTGGACTACAATATGACAGAAATGAACAATCTACACAATACTGTTGTATTGAAGTCATTTGCTTGTTTTAGGATTTCCTGAAACACTCGAAAAAGGCAGGCCTGGAGTCTGCGGATCTCGAGGTAAGACCAACCATGGACGATTTTTCAGACGTAGCTTTTGATGCCATTTCTGATTCTCGCAGAAAGCGGTGGAGATCATGTGCATCGTACCCAAAAGGTGCAACGACATGATGAATGTTGGTCGGCTTCAGGGATTTGAAGTAAGAAACCCAATTTTgtccttttcattttaaactcCCACTTAACGGACCTGCTCGCCGTCTCCAGGGCAAGATCGTGGCCCAGGGACGCCTTCTCCTGCAGGACACGTTCACGGTGGCGACGGACGCCCAGGGTAGCGCGCTCGGTCGGGGGAAGGAGAGGAGAGTTTTCCTCTTCGAGCAGCTGCTCATCTTCAGCGAGCCGCTGGACAAGAAGAAAGGCTTCTCGGCGCCCGGATTCCTCTACAAGAACAGCATCAAGGTGAAAGGATGGCTCCATTGTTGAAATGTCGCCTTTCTTATCAAATGTATTCAATGTCGATTTCTGCTTCCGCCGATCCAGGTGAACAGTTTAGGCCTGGAAGAGAACGTGGACGGCGACCCCTGCAAGTTCATGCTGACTTCTCGCGCCACCAATGACACGGTGGAGACCTTTGTGCTGCACTCCTCCCACCCGGGGGTGCGCGAAGTGTGGGCTCTTCAGATCGGCCAAATACTGGAGAGCCAGCGCAATTTCCTCAATAGTAAGTCGGGGTTACGGTCAATTGAAATAGGCATTGGTGTTTTTGGATGCCGTCAGCACCGACGTCTCCGATTGGCTGAAAATTTAAGCCTCCGTTTGTATCTCTCTTTCTGTAGCTCTGACCTCGCCCATCGACTATCAGAGGAACCACGTGGCGGCCAGCGGGGGTACTTGCGTGTCCGGCGTCGGCCCTCCCAGCGGAagcagcgccgccgccgccaacgcGGCAGGAAGTTCCCCGGCGAGCGGCTGCCGCCGAGTGTCCAGGATCCCCCAGCCCTCCCGCCTACCCCAGCCCCTCCGCAACCACCCCGGGGCCGACCCCGACAGCCCCAACAAGATGTCAGGTAAACACACCCGTGCGATCCGAGGTGTGCCGGAGGCTTTAGTTGTCCTCACTTATGATCCAGGTGCGAGTCCTCGTCCTGTTCCTCCCCCAGTTCTCCCCGCGGGGGGCAGCCCACAGGGCAAGCGCCCCAGCCAGACCGTAGAGGAGCAAGCGCAGCCCCCTACGAGCGTCGTCGCTCCCACGGTCCGCGGCGCAGTCGGAGCGTTGCCCTCGGTTCCCTCCGGCAAAACACGGGCCGTGCCCCTTTTGGTCCCTCCCACCTTTGTCAAGGACGTCCTCCCGCCGCCCCCCGGCAGCCCCGGTCAGAAATCTGGCTTCTGGAGCTCCATGCCGGGTTCCCCGGCCAGCCGCCCCGGCTCCTTTACCTTCCCCGGGGAGACGGGCGAGAGTCCGGTCCGTCAGAACTCGAACCAGAACCCCGGCCACAGACACTCCACGCACAGCAAGGACGCTGACCGGATGAGCACCTGCTCGTCCGCCAGCGAGCAGTCCATCCAGTCCACTCAGAGTAACGGGGTAAGACCAAAAGAGCCGCTGCTGATCCAACTAACAAGGAGGGCGAGGAAGGCCCCCGCCCGCTCCGTCTCGCCAAAGCCGGCGCTACTAATCTGTCCACCACTACGCATTTCTGCTCTTTGGCGAGTGTCCCTCCCGTCTTTTAGCTTGCTCCGAAGACTCTGGCAGCACTTTCTCTGGTCCCTAACTTCTCTGGCGGACAAATCTCTGAGGCCGCTTCTTGATTTCTGACTTTTAACAACGCTTGACTAACTCCCGATCCTCCTCTTACTGCAACTAACCTCCGACGTTTGTAGGCCCACCTGCAAACGGATTCTCTCACTGAACCTAACCACCTGGCTCGTTTTTGCCTGGAGCCGCGGCGTCAGTCGTTTTGCCATCTTCCGTCTTTCTTGTTCTTCGAGCGATTCCATATTTCCAATATCTTCTACTCCAAGCGGACTTGCGAAtacggtggtacctcgactCGAGTTGTACGTTGAACCGAACCGTCGAAACGAGTCCCTTTTTGAGTCTGGCGTGTAGTTTGCACGCAAAAAACACTGGCCGAGAATCTCGAAAAGCTCTCCGGTCGAGCGAGCCGAGGTACCACGGTTTTTGTCAATGGCCATTCCCGATCTCGAACTCAGAATTCCGTAGAGCCGCCGCTTAACGACCCCTTGTCTTCCCTCTGACGCAGAGTGaaagtagcagcagcagtagcgtATCCACCATGTTGGTGACCCAGGACTACACGGCGGTGAAGGAGGACGAGATCAGCGTGAGCCAAGGCGAGGTGGTTCAGATTTTGGCCAGCAACCAGCAAAACATGTTCCTGGTGTTCCGAGCGGCGACCGAGCAGGGCCCCGCCGCCGAAGGCTGGATCCCCGGATTCGTCCTGGGCCACACCTCGTCCGTCGTCCCCGATTGCCCCGAAGGACCGCTAAAGTAAGTTGCGAGATTGCCGTCAAATACCGCCGGCCGGCACGCTTTCAAGTCACCGTTTTCCTCAGCAGCAGGAAGTCGTCTTCCTGGCAAACCACCTTGCGCATCCGAAAGAAATCGGAGAAAAAGGAGAAGGAGTCCAAGAAAGACACCAAGCTGGAAAACGGTTACAGAAAGTCCAGAGATGCAAATAAAGTTTCTGTAAAGGTACGTTCATGTCGGGAAACTCTGGAGAGTTCAATCTCAATTCCCCTCTGACCATCCCACCCTTTTCTCCCCCAGCTTCTAAATCCAAACTACATCTACGATGGCAAGTGTctcgtgttgttttttttcatcggcTAACTCACGCCGCTAATGCCTCCAACGGtcttaaaaacctttttttttcctcgtcccGCTTCAGTACCTCCCGAGTTCCTGGTGCCCCTGAGCGACGTCACCTGCGACAACGGAGAGAGCGTCACCCTGAGGTGCAAGGTGTGCGGCCGACCCCGCGCCACCGTCACCTGGCGAGGACCCGACCAGAGTCACCTTACCAACAATGGGCGTTTCAGTATCGCTTACAGGTAAGAGGACGCTCCGGCGAGGTTGCCATCGCCGTGACTCGGTCTCTTACCCCAACGCTAACGTTCCAGCGACACCGGCGAAGCGACCCTGCGGATCGTCGGCGTGGCGTCGGACGACGACGGCGTGTACACGTGTGTCGCCGCCAACGAGCTGGGCAGCGTCATGTCGGCGGCCAGCCTCCGAGTGCTAGGTGAGTCGAAGGAGGCTCCGGGGGCCGCCGCGATTGTTCAAGTCGTCCCGATTTGAAACCAAAGTGCTCGTACGTTTGTCAGCCGTGTCCACCGATGGCTTGCGGGTGAGCTGGAAAGACAATTTTGACTCTCACTACATCGAGGTGGTTGAACTGGGCAGGTAAAGTGTCAAATGTGGTGACAGTGGGGTTTTAATCACGCCCGGTCTTGAAGAATTTGGACTCAATGTCCCCGTTAtcccttggttgcaggggtcgcTTCTCTGTGGTCAAGCGTTGCGACCACCGGGCCACCAAGCGTCCGGTGGCCGTCAAGCTGGTCAACAAGAAGCTGATGAGGCGGGACCGCGTCACGCAGGAAGTCAACCTCCTCCACAGACTCAAACATCCCAACATTGTCAACCTGGTGGACACGTACGAGACCCCCGGCAGCTTTGTCCTGGTGCTGGAGATGTGAGCGGGAGCGCACGCCGCCTCATATCGTAAGCGTTACCACGCGGGAGTAACCAAGGGTCTTTTTGCCGACAGGGCCGAGCAAGGTCGTCTCCTGGATTACATCATCAGCTGGGGCAATCTCACGGAGGAGAAGGTGGCCCACTACCTCCGAGATATTTTGGACGCTTTACATTACTTGCACAACAGCAGAATCGCTCACCTGGACATTAAAGTGAGTGCATAGcgtcaccgccgccgccgcttgcGTACGGCTTTGAGTCAAAACTGGCCTTTTTGCGCACTCAGCCCGAAAACCTGCTGGTGGTCCACGGTCCCGGCGGCCGGCCGTCAGTCAAGGTGACCGACCTGGGCGACGCGGCGCAGCTGGGCGGCGTCCCCTACGTGCACCCGCTGCTGGGCAGCCCCGAGTTCGCCTCCCCGGAGCTGGTTTTGGGCGAGCCGGCGTGGCTGACCTCGGACGTGTGGAGCGCGGGCGTTGTGGCCTACGTGCTGCTGAGCGGCGCCTCGCCCTTCCTGGACGAGAGCGCCGAGGAGACCTGCCTTAATATTTGCCGCCGGGACTTCAGCTTCCCCGGGGACTACTTTCACGCCGTCAGCCAGGCGGCGCGCGACTTTGTGCGCCTGCTGCTGAGGACCGACCCCGCCGGGAGGCCGCCCTCGGGGCTGTGCTTGCAGGAGGCGTGGCTGCTGGGAACCGCcgtggacgacgacgacgacggccgcCCCGCCGGCGAGCGCTGCCTGGACACCTCGCGCCTGGTCTCCTTCATCGACCGCAGGAAGCATCAGACCGACGCCAGGCCCATCGGCGCCGTGCGCGGCTTCATCCGAAACCGCCTGCAGAATCGGGTCTGAGCCCGAGTGCCGCCACGAGGTAACGTACGATCCGACGAAATGACGGTAACGGTACGGGGAAAAGCGCCCAGGTCGCCAAAAGAAAGACTGAGCTGGTCCTTCCCTCTTCACGCAAAGTCCTTGAAAGGTTCGTGGATGCCCTCGTCTACTGCTGCTTGCTGCCTTTCACTCGCATTTACACAAAAACAtgtcaaaagacaaaaaatatatatatgaaaatctATCTAGTACCGTACAAGTCATTTGTTTTCCTCAGCGGGCCCCCAAGGTGGCCCGATTGAGAAAAGCGACGCCATCTTGTGCGATTTCATTGGCTCTTTTACACACTCGGCTTTCGTACGGAACAATAGTTGTTTAATTAAGCCTTACCATGACTTCAAAAAATGTTAGGGGTGTTGCGCTTTCCGCTCAAATACCGGCGCACATTGAACTGatgccattttgttttttaattaaggtTAAATTAAATAACCTGTACTGAGATCCCGAACTCTTTGTGATTGGCGTGAACGACCTCGACAAAATGCGTAAGACGCGCTCATCGTACCTTCTGTTTCTCACGTGCAATGTTGCAGCTTTAACGTTTTATGCAACTATTTATGAAGACGTTGGTCGTCATGTGGAATAAGAATAATGAGTGCTGGTACTTTTCGTCCAACTGCAATCATCACTCGGTTTGATCAAATTTTGATTTGTACTGTCTGTCCTGTGTAGTATTGGTACACCAAAGTTGCTAGcgttcattgtattttttttaagggttTCACAGAGTTGGCTTTGTGAAATGATTGTTTACAAATGTCAAAAAgcgatgtaaaaaaagaaaagaaaaaaaccgaACAAAATGTAGAAGTGAAGTTGAATCTGAGGAGCTGTTTTGTACATCATTTTCTTCAACTTGTTTGTGTACAGATTCCCATTTTTTGCCAAATTCAGCAAGTTTAAAAAGTCCCCcgtttgacattttatttattttgaaaaggtgTACAAACTTGAACTGGATTTCTCCGTTTaggattgttttgttttatctttttattggtTACCTGTCCACATTTCACTCGTGTCATAAAGTACAAGTTtgctatttctttttattttgtaccTTTGCATGTATATTTCTTTGTACAGATCATATTTTTcttgtaaatattttcattttgccaTCAATTATTTGAATATTAAACATAACTGACACATGAGCCCTGTTTCAGATTGTTTTGATAGGTGGTTCGTTGAGGtggttttaaaaacaacaacaaccaataaAAGTAgtattccattgtagattcttaatgtttatttatttttaatttgtggGCGTTCCCTCGGACTGATGTCCGATAACCTGACAGCGAACCGGAAGTGACACGGCCCGGAACAGGAAATGGAACAACTCTTCGTTGACTTGCGTGCTTTGATTTGTTTGTAAATGTCTTTTTAGGTTTTTAATCACTTGATCTAAGCGGGCTAAATTGGGTCAGCAACCAAACAAGACACGTTTGTTGTCTTAGATGGACAGAAGTGCCCCAAGAAGTTTTTGATTTTGACGTCGGCTGCTTTTTTCGTACTCGACGCATGCcgaaaaggtaagaaatgctcccGTTTTCTATACTGCAAACGGCTATAAATGTATAGTTCCGATTGAAAAACTTGCATTGATAACATTTGCAAATACAAACGCGTTTGCTGTCTTTATTCGTTTCAAAGATCGCACAATGACGGAAAAGACAGTTTAATGATAACAACGGGTTAAGGGGCTAGCGGGTTGGTCAAGTGGGCGGGTCCGGCACAGACTCCGCCCACTGACCTCAGGGCTGAAGGTGCAAGACAACTGCCAGGGTTTGAGTCGACAGTTGTATAGATCAGTGtttcaaaaatttaaaactatgtcgcctatattaacaatagtcattctcgtcaaagttttatcagcaggaatcacatagacctccaaaatcaaaattttaACACTGTCCAAATGTCACCGAAAAGTGAAAAtgagtaatgtaatgtttttttattgcatcattttgactttttctccaaatattatttcaatctaatatttccccccaaaatgtgctcacacagacttcacgtctgcaaaagttgatgccctagaaaccaaacaactttcgcttcatgttagagaaaaagaagcaacaaaataactgtttcccaatttgaatcttgtaatagtataatctataatttaatgttCATCAGATTTTgatttaaccttgtaatagttaaatttcaatctcgttatattcatattaatttttctctctgaatattacattgtatgtcttcttgcaatttcccacggcacacctgaccattggtCTCGCTCCAGGAACAAAATGGCTTGTTTTCAAATGCTGTGTGCtaagaaaatgtttgtttgtttacatgtGCGGAGGCATACAAGATGAGTTGCTGCCACCAAGTACATCAGTGGTCGAAGTACATCcaaaggtaagaaatgctctACTGGCTGTCATTAACAATacgtttttaaaatgcatttcacATAATATTAATTTGatgttttaattgaaaacatatttatttgttgACTAAAGAGAAACCTACATTGTATATAATTAAAGGACCTCGCCATTCAACGCATAGTCCACATTCTCACAAATGTTGCGCTCGCCTCAAATGACATTATTAATGAGGCTTACTTATTAATTGttggtatgtatatatgtatgtatatgtatatatgtaagtatatatatatgtatatatgtaagtatatgtaagtatatatatatgtatatatgtaagtatatatatatgtatatatgtaagtatatatgtaagtatatatatatgtatatatgtaagtatatatatatgtatatatgtaagtatatatatgtatatatgtaagtatatatatatgtatatatgtaagtatatatatgtatgtgtatatatatatacataccaacAATTAATAAGTAAGCCTCATTAATAATGGCATTTGAGGCGAGCGCAACATTtgtgagatatatatatatatatatacatgtatgtagtAAAGAtcacataatagaacaagagatactttgctgtcaacttttatttatttttttgttttttcaggtttttgacAAAGGCAtaaatggatgacttgtgggGCAGGCCGTCTTCCAACAAAAGGGTTGTCCAAACTGTGGAAAGCGTGGGCACCTAAAGACAAAAAGTCAGTTAAAGGtacattcatgttgctgtgcagaaaatccatgtatgtatagatgtgtatatatgtgtgtgtatatatatatatatatgtatatgtatatatatgtatatatatgtatatgtatatatatgtatatgtatatatgtatgtatatgtatatatgtatgtatatatatatatatatatatgtatatatatatctgtatatatatatatatatgtatatgtatatatgtgtatatatgtgtatatatgtgtatatatgtatatatatgtatatatatgtatatatgtatatatatgtatatatgtatatatatatatatatgtatatatatatatgtatatatatatgtatatatatgtatatatatgtatatatatatgtatatatatatatatatgtatatatatatgtatatatatatgtatatatatgtatatatatatatgtatatatatatatgtatatatatatatatatatatatatatatatatatatatatgtatgtatatatatatatatgtatgtatatatatatatgtatatgtatatatacatgtatggaTGTAGTAAAGAtcacataatagaacaagagatactttgctgtcaacttttattttatttttcaggtttttgaCAAAGGCAtaaatggatgacttgtgggGCAGGCCGTCTTCCAACAAAAGGGTTGTCCAAACTGTGGAAAGCGTAGGCACCTAAAGACAAAAAGTCAGTTAAAGGtacattcatgttgctgtgcagaaaatccatgtatgtatatatgtatgtatatatgtatgtatatgtatatatgtatgtatatatatgtatatatgtattaatatgtatatatacatatgtatgtatatatatgtatgtatatatatgtatgtataaatgtatatgtatatatatgtatatatgtattaatatgtatatatatgtatgtatatatatgtatgtatatatatgtatgtatatgtatgtatatatatgtatgtatatatatgtatgtatatatatgtatgtatatatatgtatgtatatatatgtatgtatatatatgtatgtataaatatatatgtatatgtatatatatatatatatatatatatatgtatatgtatatatagctaatagccagtgtcttttgattttttaggccgattattttaacaaatgttgatgtaatgattaaatgtaaaatttaatttttaaagttttttttgtaaaaggtcTTTTAGTAAAAAGTCTTTTGTcgcaggcaccaagagtacATCTGTGGGGTTCGAACCAGCTTCCTTTACTGTGTGCGCTAAAGGGCCCTCCCAGCATCCCACTAAACTTGGACTGGcaaagtattttcggtaagagggtgcTCGAgaaatttggctaagtgtgcaagccacctccctactcagcatggtcctgtccaatcAAACTTTTTGGGTGGCTTTTTTGAATACCTAGGTAATGGCCAGTGTCTTTTGATTTTgtaggccaattattttaactcattttgatGTGAAGATTAAAagtaaaatttaatttgtaaaggttattttagtaaaaggtaatttgtcttatgtcgcaggtgtctctcccgccgaaggcgggagaggcaccaagagtacgtctgcgggacgcgaaccagcctccactcggcggtaggcgcacactctactgtgtgcgccaaggggcccacccacacacccactaaacttcgaccggctaagCATTGTCGGTAAGAGGGCACGTgagtaatttggctaagtgtgcaagccgcctccctactcagcatggtcctgtccaataaaactttttgggtggcttatttgaaatcctagctaatagccagtgtctttggattttttaggccaattcttttaactcattttgatgtaatgtttaaagttaaaatttaatttttaaagttttttttagtaaaaggtaattagtcttatgtcgcaggtgtctctcccgccgaaggcgggagaggcaccaagagtacgtctgcgggatgcgaaccagcctccactcggcggtaggcgcatactctactgtgtgcgccaaggggcccacccacacacccacttaacttggaccggccaagtattttcggtaggAGGGCGCTCGACTCAAttgactaagtgtataagccacctccctaaaaagtatggtcctgcccactcggtttttatttgacctgaaaagtgagaagttggaggaggcggggaatcTAACTAATTACCTTTTGTATGGTAAGTTGGTGCTCTACTATTGAGGCCAAGTATCCATTTGAGCTGAAGAGTGAGAACTTGAAGGATGTGGGAATCAATCCATGCACATCCTACATCAGCTACATCCGCAggtgagtctaagaaaaacagaagaaaacaaatattttctgcacagcaacatgaatg from Stigmatopora argus isolate UIUO_Sarg chromosome 21, RoL_Sarg_1.0, whole genome shotgun sequence encodes:
- the LOC144066736 gene encoding uncharacterized protein LOC144066736 isoform X1, which encodes MTCGAGRLPTKGLSKLWKAWAPKDKKSVKGTKSTSVGFEPASFTVCAKGPSQHPTKLGLAKYFRCLSRRRRERHQEYVCGTRTSLHSAVGAHSTVCAKGPTHTPTKLRPAKHCRWCSTIEAKYPFELKSENLKDVGINPCTSYISYIRRCPRSPRFGKPFRWKTVHPTSHPFLPFAFVTNLKK
- the LOC144066736 gene encoding uncharacterized protein LOC144066736 isoform X2; translated protein: MTCGAGRLPTKGLSKLWKAWAPKDKKSVKGTKSTSVGFEPASFTVCAKGPSQHPTKLGLAKYFRCLSRRRRERHQEYVCGTRTSLHSAVGAHSTVCAKGPTHTPTKLRPAKHCRCLSRRRRERHQEYVCGMRTSLHSAVGAYSTVCAKGPTHTPT